A stretch of Arcobacter arenosus DNA encodes these proteins:
- a CDS encoding cache domain-containing protein: MIKAKSLYHLILYSIIFIVILTSSFTFIIIENAFDEFQEKIEIIKNDHASKKKELIKEDIKKTLKFIEYYHKKFKGIKPEEEIKSDLLNAIELMRDTKDVNDYIFVYDFDGTLLYYPISNVKIGQNLYEFTDPSGKKVIKEIIEVSQKKEGGFVQYIWYKPVIKDDALKISYALSYKPWNWTIGTGIYLDEIEEIVKQKKIEYDEKISNYILQILSLTIMLVLYSIFIYKNATLLIVNDVKEIGKYFKETQTNDTRINQDRLIFGEFKVIANYAYDAMHNIKDKTHMLEDLNKNLQETVEHQTKELTYLIESQKKFLKNSVHEVNTPLAIIRTNIDLLKMHTPDNKYISNIESGAKIIQYIYDDLSYLIKKDRVEYPKEYINFSEYLKERLNFFDGIAIANDLEFINNIDEDIYIKFNKTELQRIVDNNISNSIKYSYAKSGIYIRLTYFNDEYVEFSVKTNSDKIESTDMIFDDFYRENNSRGGFGLGLRIVKEICDKNLVIINLDSNDKYTKFTYRFKINEDITS; encoded by the coding sequence ATGATTAAGGCAAAATCGTTATATCACTTGATTTTATATAGTATTATTTTTATTGTAATACTAACCTCTTCATTTACTTTTATTATTATTGAAAATGCCTTTGATGAGTTCCAAGAAAAAATTGAAATTATAAAAAATGATCATGCTAGTAAGAAAAAAGAACTTATTAAAGAAGATATAAAAAAAACACTAAAATTTATAGAATATTACCATAAGAAATTTAAAGGTATAAAACCAGAAGAAGAGATTAAAAGTGATTTATTAAATGCCATAGAGCTAATGAGAGATACTAAAGATGTAAATGATTATATTTTTGTATATGACTTTGATGGTACCCTACTATACTATCCAATATCAAATGTAAAGATTGGTCAAAACCTATATGAATTTACAGATCCCTCAGGTAAAAAAGTTATCAAAGAAATAATTGAAGTTTCACAAAAAAAAGAGGGTGGATTTGTACAATATATATGGTATAAACCAGTAATAAAAGATGATGCCTTAAAAATATCATATGCCCTTTCATATAAACCTTGGAATTGGACAATAGGTACAGGAATTTATCTTGATGAGATTGAAGAGATTGTAAAACAAAAGAAAATTGAATACGATGAAAAAATATCAAACTATATTTTACAAATCTTATCTTTAACAATAATGTTAGTTTTATATTCTATATTTATTTATAAAAATGCAACACTATTAATTGTAAACGATGTAAAAGAGATAGGTAAGTATTTTAAAGAAACCCAAACAAATGATACTAGAATTAATCAAGATAGGCTTATATTTGGTGAATTTAAAGTAATTGCTAACTATGCCTATGATGCAATGCATAATATAAAAGATAAAACACATATGTTAGAAGATTTAAATAAAAATCTTCAAGAAACAGTTGAACACCAAACAAAAGAATTAACTTATCTAATTGAATCTCAAAAAAAGTTTTTAAAAAACTCAGTTCATGAGGTAAACACTCCACTAGCAATTATAAGAACAAATATTGACCTTCTTAAAATGCATACTCCAGATAATAAATATATCTCGAATATTGAAAGTGGTGCAAAAATAATTCAGTATATTTATGATGACCTATCATATTTAATTAAAAAAGATAGAGTTGAGTACCCAAAGGAGTATATTAACTTCTCTGAATACTTAAAAGAAAGATTAAACTTTTTTGATGGAATTGCCATTGCAAATGATTTAGAGTTTATTAATAATATTGATGAAGATATTTATATTAAATTTAATAAAACAGAACTACAAAGAATAGTTGATAATAATATTTCAAATTCAATAAAATATTCATATGCAAAATCGGGAATTTATATAAGACTGACTTATTTTAATGATGAGTATGTAGAGTTTAGTGTAAAAACAAATTCTGACAAAATTGAATCAACTGATATGATTTTTGATGATTTTTATAGGGAAAACAATTCTAGAGGTGGCTTTGGATTAGGATTGAGAATTGTAAAAGAGATATGTGATAAGAATTTAGTTATAATTAATCTGGATTCTAACGATAAATATACAAAATTCACTTATAGGTTTAAAATAAATGAAGATATTACTTCTTGA
- a CDS encoding response regulator transcription factor, which yields MKILLLEDELMLNNAISEYLKNIGHMVESFTDGEDVVNTVDMSFDLLILDINVPKKDGFEILQELNEKKIYIPTIYITALNDIEDITRAYDLGCREYIKKPFHLEELGIKINQILKKDQSNTSHIRFSENYSYSKDKQTLYFNGEPQTLTKKQLEIIHILALNINMIVDFERFRIDIWRGENIDNPTIRAEISRLKKALKEDFIKNIRGLGYKIDRFYSA from the coding sequence ATGAAGATATTACTTCTTGAAGATGAATTAATGCTTAATAATGCAATTTCAGAGTATCTGAAAAATATTGGGCATATGGTAGAAAGTTTCACAGATGGTGAAGATGTTGTTAATACAGTTGACATGAGTTTCGACTTACTTATTCTTGATATTAACGTTCCAAAAAAAGATGGCTTTGAGATACTTCAGGAATTAAATGAAAAGAAAATTTATATTCCAACTATTTATATTACAGCTTTAAATGATATAGAAGATATTACAAGAGCTTATGACTTAGGTTGTAGAGAATATATAAAAAAACCTTTCCATTTAGAAGAGCTTGGTATTAAAATCAATCAAATACTTAAAAAAGATCAAAGTAACACTTCTCATATTAGATTTTCTGAAAACTATTCTTATTCAAAAGATAAGCAAACACTATATTTTAATGGTGAACCACAAACATTAACAAAAAAACAACTAGAAATTATTCATATCTTAGCACTTAATATTAATATGATTGTTGACTTTGAAAGATTTAGAATTGACATCTGGAGAGGTGAAAATATTGACAATCCAACAATAAGAGCAGAGATTTCTAGGTTAAAAAAAGCATTAAAAGAAGACTTTATCAAAAATATTAGAGGTCTTGGCTATAAAATTGACAGATTTTATTCAGCATAA
- a CDS encoding DUF4212 domain-containing protein, whose product MSPEKAQAYWKENISTILKLLVVWFVVSYGCGIIFINELNTIEISGVKLGFWFAQQGSIYVFVALIFVYVKLMNGIDEKYGVHE is encoded by the coding sequence ATGAGTCCAGAAAAAGCTCAGGCTTATTGGAAAGAAAATATTTCAACAATTCTTAAACTATTAGTAGTTTGGTTTGTTGTTTCGTATGGGTGCGGTATTATATTCATTAATGAATTAAATACTATCGAAATTAGTGGTGTTAAATTAGGATTCTGGTTTGCACAACAAGGTTCTATCTATGTATTCGTTGCATTAATTTTCGTTTATGTGAAATTAATGAACGGTATTGATGAGAAATACGGCGTTCACGAGTAA